Proteins encoded in a region of the Flammeovirga yaeyamensis genome:
- a CDS encoding superoxide dismutase: MAFELPSLPYAYDALEPHFDARTMEIHHSKHHAAYTSKLNAAIEGTADADKSIEDLLSADNLAGGVRNNGGGFYNHNLFWTILSPNGGGAPTGDLAAAIDSAFGSFDKFKEEFANAAATRFGSGWAWLCVKDGAVSVCSTANQDNPLMKGECGGTPILGLDVWEHAYYLNYQNRRPDYISAFWNVVNWEEVSKRFAAAK, from the coding sequence ATGGCATTCGAATTACCATCATTACCGTATGCGTACGACGCATTAGAGCCACATTTCGACGCTCGCACAATGGAAATCCACCACTCTAAGCACCACGCTGCTTATACTTCAAAATTAAACGCAGCAATCGAAGGAACTGCAGATGCTGATAAGTCTATCGAAGACTTATTATCTGCTGACAACCTTGCAGGTGGCGTAAGAAATAACGGTGGAGGATTCTACAACCACAACTTATTCTGGACTATTTTATCTCCAAATGGAGGTGGAGCTCCAACAGGTGATCTTGCTGCAGCTATCGACTCTGCATTTGGTTCTTTCGATAAATTTAAAGAAGAATTTGCTAACGCTGCAGCGACTCGTTTCGGTTCAGGTTGGGCATGGCTTTGCGTAAAAGACGGTGCTGTTTCAGTATGTTCTACAGCAAACCAAGATAACCCACTTATGAAAGGTGAGTGTGGCGGAACTCCAATCCTAGGTCTTGACGTTTGGGAGCACGCATACTACTTAAACTACCAAAACCGTCGTCCGGATTACATCTCAGCATTCTGGAACGTAGTAAACTGGGAAGAAGTATCTAAGCGTTTTGCAGCTGCGAAATAA
- a CDS encoding n-acetylglutamate synthase, translating into MKKIHYHNKRFRAVVNSDNGEVDDQTFFHYRQGGDVIWATYHGPNIRMGTLTGVIKEDGTLEFNYQHVNLNKEIMTGFCKSTPSIDPDGAIRLKEEWQWTNGDLSSGTSEIVELVEKENYKPII; encoded by the coding sequence ATGAAAAAAATACATTACCACAACAAACGATTTCGAGCAGTAGTCAACTCTGACAATGGAGAAGTAGACGATCAAACTTTTTTTCACTACCGACAAGGTGGAGACGTGATTTGGGCCACTTATCACGGACCTAATATCCGAATGGGAACACTAACAGGTGTGATAAAAGAAGACGGAACGTTGGAGTTTAATTATCAACACGTCAACTTAAACAAAGAAATCATGACTGGTTTCTGTAAATCTACACCTAGTATCGACCCCGATGGTGCAATACGATTAAAAGAAGAATGGCAATGGACCAATGGCGATTTATCGTCTGGTACTTCTGAGATTGTAGAATTAGTAGAGAAAGAAAATTACAAACCGATCATTTAA